The region AGATTTGGCTCTGCAAATAAGATAGCAGGCAACTGAATTCCTGGTTCCGTTGTCCTAGGGCACAGCACTGAGGAACTACTGTGGACATTGGTTCGTTCTCATCTCCTCCCAACCTCACAGATTTGGGCATTTAAAGGGACTGGCTCAAAGACCCCATGCAAGTCCATCTAACCCACCAGACTCACCAGCTCCCGTCTGAGCCACTCAAGCGCAGAATCCATGGAGTCAAAGCCACAGATGGCCCCAGGTCCGACTGGCTCAGGTCTAGCTTGGGCTCTGTACCAGGCCCGGCTCTGGACTCTGGCAGTCCACTCGAGGTATGAGGGCCGTCGGGTCTGCAGTTGAAGCTTGGCAGTCAGGGCCTTCAGAGAATCTAAgctctcttcctcaccctcctcatcctcctctcccACTGCCTGGAATTTCAGTGGCCCTAGGGACATGGTAGGTCTGTGGTGACCAATGGGTCGGTAAGGGAAAGACTGGCTATTTGGCCGTGTGAGAGGTGAAAGAAGATGAGGTTGAAAAGAATGTGCCAAGAGTGTGTGCTGAATTGAGAAGGTGGGTGAGGGACGCTAAGTGTGCCAGGCTGAGTGAGCAGACGGGTATGTGAGGCTAAGTGTGCAAGAGATGGAATTTTCCTGGTTTGCTAACTAGGGGCCACGTGATGCCCCATccgggtgggggcaggaggagccCTTCAGATGAATTTTATTGTCTTTGCCCAGATTCAGGTTCCTGGTTCCCAGAAAGGAAGTTGCAGCAGGATAAGGAAAGCATCGTCCACAGCCGGCTTGGCCCTCCTCCCAAGACCCAAGTCAGAGGAGTCAAGGGGAAGAGACGGCTGACCGACTGGTGCTCTTTCCTCTTTACAGAGCTAGCCCTTCTGCAAGGCAATTGGGTCCAGCTGCC is a window of Mus caroli chromosome 4, CAROLI_EIJ_v1.1, whole genome shotgun sequence DNA encoding:
- the Fam167b gene encoding protein FAM167B isoform X1, whose amino-acid sequence is MSLGPLKFQAVGEEDEEGEEESLDSLKALTAKLQLQTRRPSYLEWTARVQSRAWYRAQARPEPVGPGAICGFDSMDSALEWLRRELQEMRAQDRQLAGQLLRLRARLHRLKVDQVCHLHQELLDEAELEMELESGTGLPLAPPLRHLGLTRMNISARRFTLC
- the Fam167b gene encoding protein FAM167B isoform X2 produces the protein MSLGPLKFQAVGEEDEEGEEESLDSLKALTAKLQLQTRRPSYLEWTARVQSRAWYRAQARPEPVGPGAICGFDSMDSALEWLRRELEMRAQDRQLAGQLLRLRARLHRLKVDQVCHLHQELLDEAELEMELESGTGLPLAPPLRHLGLTRMNISARRFTLC